A stretch of DNA from Desulfurobacteriaceae bacterium:
AGTTCTGCTGCAACCCTTGCACAGTGGGCAACAACATCTGGATCAAACTGATCTTTAATATGTTCTCCACGAGCATACATCATAGCAACAAGCGGCATTCCCCACTCTAAGCACTTTTCAGAAACTTTTCCAAAGTCTTCAAGCATCTTGTCTTCGTTGATATCTCCAAGATTTACGTGAATAGAAACACCATCAGCTCCAAGCTTTATAGCTTCTTCTACGCTACAAACTAAAACTTTACTGTTTGGTTTTGGAGAAAGACTTGTACTTGCTGATAGGTGAACTATAAGTCCTACGTCCTTTCCTCCTTTCCTGTGTCCGTGTCTTACAAGCCCTTTATGGATTATTACAGCGTTAGCTCCACCATTTGCAACTTTATCAATAGAATCTCTAATGTCTATTATCCCCGAAATTGGTCCCATAGAAACGCCGTGATCCATAGGAATAATTACAGTGTTCCCTGTTTCTCTGTTGATAATTCTTTCCATTCTAATAGCTTTTCCTATTTTCATAATAAAGACCTCCCTTTAAGTTTCTTGAATTTTAGCAGGATTTTCTCTTTGGGTGGATATGATGCTACTCCCCTCCCTATGAGGAGGGGAAATAGTTTTCGTAGGAGAAAATGTACTTCTCTATGAAATCACAGAGAACGTGACCAAGAGTTATATGAACCTCTTGAATCCTAGGTGTTGAAAAACTCTTAACTACAAAGCAATGATCAGCGATCTTTAATAACTCTCCCCCGTCTTTTCCGGAGAAACCAACAGTTAAGAGGCCTAATTCCTTAGCTTTCTTAACTGCATTAATGACATTTTTTGAATTCCCGCTGGTACTTATTCCTATGAGAACATCTCCTTTAGTTCCTAATGCTTCCACTTGTCTTTCAAATATTGTGTCAAAGGAGTAATCGTTTCCAACTGCTGTAAGGATTGAAGTATCGGTAGTAAGAGCTACCGCAGGAAGAGCTTTTCTTTCCATACCAAATCTTCCAACAAGTTCTGCAGCTATGTGTTGGCAATCAGCGGCTGAACCACCATTTCCACAAAGGAGAATTTTATTTCCTTCTTTTATCCTTTTGGCTATTTCTAAAAAAACTTTATAGATTTTTTCTCTGTTTTCTTCTATAAAAGCCCTTTTGGTGTCTGCACTCTCTAAGAACGTATAGTATATTAGCTCATTCATGGTATCAGTCCTTTACGCGTTCATAGCCTTTAAAAAGTCTTCGTTGGTTTTATATTTTCTAAGTTTTTCAAGTAAGAATTCCATGGATTCTACTGGGGACATAGAAGTTAGAAGTCTTCTGAGTATCCACATTCTGTTGAGTTCCCATTCGGAAACTAAGAGTTCCTCTTTTCTTGTTCCAGATTTTTGGATGTTTATTGCAGGAAAAACTCTTCTTTCTACAAGTTGCCTATCTAAGACTATCTCCATATTACCAGTTCCTTTAAATTCCTCGAAGATAACATCATCCATACGGCTTCCTGTCTCAACAAGAGCTGTTGCAATAATTGTAAGGCTTCCACCCTCTTCTATGTTTCTTGCGGCTCCGAAAAATCTTTTTGGTTTATGGAAAGCATGAGCATCAATACCACCAGAAAGGATTTTACCACTTGGCGGAGTTAAAGTGTTATAAGCCCTTGCAAGCCTTGTTAAGGAATCCAAAAGAATTACAACATCTTTCTTGTGCTCAACAAGCCTTTTTGCCTTTTCTACTACTATCTCTGCAACCTGCGCATGTCTTTCTGGAGGCTCGTCAAAGGTAGAACTAATAACTTCATCGGCAAGGGTATTTCTCTTCATATCTGTAACTTCTTCTGGACGTTCATCAATTAAGAGGATTATAAGGTAGGTATCCGGATAATTTGTCTTTATTGCATTTGCAATTTTCTGTAAAAGAACTGTTTTTCCAGCTCTTGGGGGAGCAACGATAAGTCCTCTTTGCCCTTTACCGAAAGGAGTAATAAGATCCACCACCCTTGTTGAAAGTTCTGAGGGATCGTGTTCCAGTCTAAACCTTTCTGTTGGATGTAAAGGGGTTAGTTGGTCAAACTGGGGTCTTGTTTTTAAAATTTC
This window harbors:
- a CDS encoding 2-amino-3,7-dideoxy-D-threo-hept-6-ulosonate synthase; the encoded protein is MKIGKAIRMERIINRETGNTVIIPMDHGVSMGPISGIIDIRDSIDKVANGGANAVIIHKGLVRHGHRKGGKDVGLIVHLSASTSLSPKPNSKVLVCSVEEAIKLGADGVSIHVNLGDINEDKMLEDFGKVSEKCLEWGMPLVAMMYARGEHIKDQFDPDVVAHCARVAAELGADIVKVAYTGDTKSFEKVVEGCPIPVVIAGGPKMDSDMAILEMVEGAMKAGAKGVSIGRNAFQHENPEKIVRAIAAIVHEGICAKEAAYYLE
- the gmhA gene encoding D-sedoheptulose 7-phosphate isomerase: MNELIYYTFLESADTKRAFIEENREKIYKVFLEIAKRIKEGNKILLCGNGGSAADCQHIAAELVGRFGMERKALPAVALTTDTSILTAVGNDYSFDTIFERQVEALGTKGDVLIGISTSGNSKNVINAVKKAKELGLLTVGFSGKDGGELLKIADHCFVVKSFSTPRIQEVHITLGHVLCDFIEKYIFSYENYFPSS
- the rho gene encoding transcription termination factor Rho translates to MAENTIEGLTIDKLQKMSIFDLRKIAKSLGAEVKGAKKQKLIKQILEKNAERRGAIFKVGVLEVLPDGFGFLRSPENNYLPSSDDIYVSPSQIRKLGLKTGDTIAGEVRPPKEGEKYFALLKVEAVNWESPEILKTRPQFDQLTPLHPTERFRLEHDPSELSTRVVDLITPFGKGQRGLIVAPPRAGKTVLLQKIANAIKTNYPDTYLIILLIDERPEEVTDMKRNTLADEVISSTFDEPPERHAQVAEIVVEKAKRLVEHKKDVVILLDSLTRLARAYNTLTPPSGKILSGGIDAHAFHKPKRFFGAARNIEEGGSLTIIATALVETGSRMDDVIFEEFKGTGNMEIVLDRQLVERRVFPAINIQKSGTRKEELLVSEWELNRMWILRRLLTSMSPVESMEFLLEKLRKYKTNEDFLKAMNA